In Weissella koreensis KACC 15510, a single genomic region encodes these proteins:
- a CDS encoding dihydrolipoyl dehydrogenase family protein has translation MKFDYVVIGSGPSVYRFLLGMQNSGKKIAVVEKNRFGGICPNEGCEPKIFLEGAARATLTSMRLQGKGITQPAKLDWKELIQQKNKAMASFLNNMQSMYEGLGATTIKGEASFVDQHTIEVNNKKITADNFVIATGKKPHPLNIPGHEYLLTSTNLFELEDTPKNVAIIGSGYVGMEFATLLSAAGVKVTVIVRSGQPLEGFYSQHVHQLVDEMKNSLGINFIFNTNVTAVTEAQTGYEVQSANGNLGTFDKVINASGRVPEINALKLDNAGVEYSNRGIKVDKYLTTSANNIYAMGDIVDKTAPALTSTAQFEADYLSALLTNKTTEPLRYPVIGTVTFTFPQLAQAGISIDKAKEDSNYSIKDIDITQGDFLYAGTDDHARLSLVFDKQNHLVGAAEISQTAVDDINSLIPVMAIDVDPEVWKEKMLMAFPGLAYKIRTLI, from the coding sequence ATGAAGTTTGACTACGTTGTTATTGGCAGTGGGCCATCAGTTTATCGTTTCCTATTGGGAATGCAGAATAGCGGAAAGAAAATCGCGGTTGTTGAAAAGAATCGGTTTGGCGGAATTTGCCCTAACGAAGGCTGCGAACCCAAGATTTTCTTAGAAGGAGCAGCACGAGCAACCTTAACTTCAATGCGTTTGCAAGGTAAGGGAATTACTCAACCAGCTAAGCTTGACTGGAAAGAACTTATTCAGCAAAAGAATAAGGCTATGGCGTCATTCCTAAATAATATGCAAAGTATGTATGAAGGCCTGGGTGCGACTACCATCAAGGGTGAAGCATCATTTGTTGATCAACATACCATTGAAGTTAATAATAAAAAAATCACTGCTGATAATTTTGTAATCGCAACCGGAAAAAAGCCGCATCCTCTTAACATTCCTGGCCACGAGTACCTACTTACTAGTACTAACCTTTTTGAACTCGAAGATACTCCAAAGAACGTCGCAATTATCGGAAGTGGTTACGTTGGTATGGAATTTGCTACATTGTTGTCTGCTGCCGGGGTTAAAGTAACAGTTATTGTTCGATCCGGCCAACCACTAGAGGGATTTTACAGCCAACACGTTCATCAGTTAGTTGATGAAATGAAAAACTCACTTGGTATTAATTTTATATTTAACACAAATGTTACAGCTGTTACCGAAGCACAAACTGGCTATGAGGTTCAATCAGCTAACGGCAACCTTGGCACTTTTGATAAAGTTATTAATGCCAGTGGTAGAGTTCCTGAAATTAATGCATTGAAACTTGATAATGCTGGTGTAGAGTACAGCAACCGCGGAATTAAAGTTGATAAATATTTGACCACATCAGCAAATAACATTTACGCAATGGGCGATATTGTTGATAAAACCGCACCAGCATTAACCTCTACGGCACAGTTTGAAGCAGACTACTTAAGTGCCTTACTTACTAATAAAACAACTGAACCTCTTAGGTACCCAGTAATTGGAACCGTTACGTTCACATTCCCCCAACTCGCTCAAGCTGGAATTAGTATTGATAAAGCAAAGGAAGACAGTAATTATTCAATTAAAGATATTGATATTACTCAAGGTGACTTTCTTTATGCTGGAACAGATGATCACGCACGATTATCATTAGTCTTTGACAAGCAAAATCATCTCGTGGGCGCTGCTGAAATTAGCCAAACAGCAGTAGATGATATCAATTCACTAATTCCTGTTATGGCAATTGATGTTGATCCAGAGGTTTGGAAAGAAAAGATGCTAATGGCTTTCCCTGGTTTAGCATATAAAATTAGAACATTAATTTAA
- a CDS encoding putative holin-like toxin codes for MFMFGTFIVALLALVVEFIKNQQKK; via the coding sequence ATGTTCATGTTTGGCACTTTTATAGTCGCCTTACTAGCATTAGTTGTTGAGTTTATTAAAAATCAGCAAAAAAAATAA
- a CDS encoding DsbA family oxidoreductase has translation MEIKYWSDIACPFCYIGSNRMKRAMKEIGIYDTTELEFKSFELNPATPKETDEGYINHFTQGNKAMEPQAKKQMAYIEQMAHNDGLPMDLDSVVPTNTMDAHRIIKFAEAKNDPDLTERVIRRFYQVYFSDGQSISDHDVLLNAAMEAGLAKDEVEKVLNSNQYHQAVVNDEAEAQQSGIHAAPFFVINNKYAISGAQPYEVFVKALKGVQAEEN, from the coding sequence ATGGAAATCAAATATTGGTCAGACATTGCTTGCCCCTTTTGTTATATCGGTTCTAACCGAATGAAACGAGCAATGAAGGAAATTGGTATTTATGACACAACTGAATTAGAGTTCAAATCATTCGAGCTTAACCCTGCAACACCAAAGGAAACCGATGAAGGATACATTAATCACTTCACTCAGGGAAATAAGGCAATGGAGCCACAGGCCAAAAAGCAAATGGCTTACATCGAACAAATGGCGCATAACGATGGTCTACCAATGGATCTTGACAGTGTAGTACCTACAAATACTATGGATGCGCACCGGATTATTAAATTCGCAGAAGCTAAAAATGATCCTGATTTGACTGAACGAGTAATTAGACGCTTCTACCAAGTTTACTTTAGTGATGGTCAATCGATTTCTGACCATGATGTGCTATTAAATGCGGCAATGGAAGCTGGGCTTGCTAAAGACGAAGTAGAAAAAGTGCTTAATTCTAACCAATATCATCAAGCTGTGGTCAATGACGAGGCAGAGGCTCAACAATCCGGTATTCATGCTGCACCTTTTTTTGTAATCAATAATAAGTATGCAATTAGTGGTGCTCAACCATATGAAGTCTTTGTTAAAGCCTTAAAGGGCGTTCAAGCAGAAGAAAATTAG